The following are from one region of the Sulfurimicrobium lacus genome:
- a CDS encoding LysR family transcriptional regulator, with translation MDQLLALRVFVSVVETGSFVRAAERLHLSTTATSRHVAELEKSLGARLLQRSTRRLNLTETGRAYFERCRQILADLEEADSLASEVASQPRGKLRISLPHSFGLRYVAPKIPDFCARFPGLQLEVNFSDRTVDLVEDGIDVAIRISGKLQTTLIAKRLARIRMAICASPAYLEKMGTPRTPEELREHRCLTYDYAASGDSWHILENGVEIAVPIRSYLRTNSGDMTRLAALAGQGIVLQPTFLIGDDLRSGALVKILADFDLPEYAAYAVYLGGAGRSARVGAFVDYFSAVFGGEIPSWDK, from the coding sequence ATGGACCAGCTGCTCGCCTTGCGCGTATTCGTTTCAGTGGTGGAAACCGGTTCTTTCGTGCGTGCCGCGGAACGCCTGCACCTTTCCACCACCGCCACCTCGCGCCACGTCGCGGAACTGGAAAAAAGCCTGGGTGCGCGCCTGCTGCAACGCAGCACGCGACGCCTGAACCTGACCGAAACGGGCAGGGCATATTTCGAACGCTGTCGGCAAATCCTGGCGGACCTGGAGGAAGCTGACAGCCTGGCGAGCGAGGTCGCAAGCCAGCCCAGGGGCAAACTGCGCATCAGCCTGCCGCACAGTTTCGGGCTGCGCTACGTGGCGCCGAAAATTCCCGATTTCTGCGCGCGTTTTCCCGGCTTGCAGCTGGAAGTGAACTTTTCCGACCGCACCGTCGACCTGGTCGAGGACGGCATCGACGTCGCCATCCGCATTTCTGGCAAGCTGCAAACCACCTTGATCGCCAAGCGCCTGGCGCGGATTCGCATGGCCATATGCGCGTCACCCGCCTACCTGGAAAAAATGGGCACGCCGCGGACCCCGGAAGAGCTGCGCGAACACCGCTGCCTGACTTACGACTATGCCGCGTCCGGCGACAGCTGGCACATCCTCGAGAATGGCGTGGAAATCGCGGTGCCCATCCGCAGTTATTTGCGCACCAACAGCGGCGATATGACGCGCCTGGCGGCGCTGGCCGGGCAGGGTATCGTCCTGCAGCCGACCTTCCTGATCGGCGACGATCTGCGTTCCGGTGCGCTGGTAAAGATCCTGGCCGACTTCGATCTGCCGGAATATGCCGCCTATGCCGTGTACCTCGGCGGAGCCGGCCGTTCGGCGCGGGTTGGCGCTTTTGTCGATTATTTCTCGGCCGTGTTCGGCGGGGAAATCCCGTCCTGGGACAAGTAG